Genomic DNA from Gallaecimonas pentaromativorans:
TGTCAGAGAAGGCGGCGTCCAGCACCTTGGGATAGTTCACATCGGCCGGGACTTGGTCACGGGCAAAGAGGGCCACGTGCTTGACGGTAAGACCTGCCGCCTTGGCGGCGCCTTGCAGGCTGTCCGGGTTCTCGAAGGCCAGTTTCTCCAGCTTGTCCTGCTTGTCGTAGAACAGATCGTCAGCCTTCTTCTTGGCGATGTCGGCCTTGATTTGGTCCTTCACCTCAGCCAGCGGCTTAACAGCCTCTGGGCGAACGCCAGTCAGTTCAATCAGGTGATAGCCGAAGGAAGACTTGATGGGGCCCACCACGTCACCTTCTTTTTTGATGCCGAACAGGGCAGTGTCGAAAGCCGGGTCGTAAACACCCTTTTCGTTCCAGCCAAGATCGCCGCCTTTTTCAGCGCTGAACTTGTCGGCAGAATCGGCTTTGGCCACATCGGCAAAGCTTTTACCTGCTTCGATTTCCTTCAGCGCGGCCTTGGCTTTGGCCTCGGCATCGTCGCCGGTGAACAGGATGTGCGACGCGCGGCGCTGCTCGGGGCGCTTGAACTGGTTGGGATTGTCGTTGTAGTAAGCGCCAATCTCGTCGTCGCTGACCTGAATGTCTTTGGCCAGGTTGTCGGCAGACAGCTCTACGTAATCCAGCGCCACCTTCTCAGGGGCCATGTAGCCTTGCGGATCGCTCTCATAACGGGCCTTGATTTCGTCGTCGCTGACCGCAACCTTGTCCAGGTAGCTGGCTGCTTTGACGGTGACACTATCGATATCACGGGTCTGGCGGCTGGCAGCGTACAGGGCTTTGGCTTCATCGGGCAGCACAAAAGAGGTGGCGAGAATGCCTTCAACAAACTGTTGACGGGCAAGGTCGGCACGCATCATTTCGGAAAACTTGCTGGGGTTTAGCCCTTGGTTGCGAAGCACCGCAAGATAACGCTCGTTATCAAATTTGCCGTTGTCTTGGAAGGCTTCGATGCCACGAATGGCCTCTTTGACTTGGTCGTCAGAAACCCTAAGGCCCATCTGGCTGATGGCGTCGGCCACCAAGTGCTGGTTGACCAACTGCTCCAGGGCACCGCGGCGCAGCTGCTGCATAAAGGCTTCATTGCCGGACAGCTGCTTGAACATGTCACCGCTTTGGGCTTCCATGCGGGCGCGCTCGTTCTGGTAGGCTCTCTCCAGATCGGTGCGGCTGATGGATTGACCATTGACCTCAGCTGCAGCATTGGCGCCAGGACCGCCTCTGAGATAGGAATAAACACCGGTCAGGGCGAAGGAAAGGATGATGAGCCCGAGGATAATTTTCACTACCCAGCTCTGCGATCCTTCCCGCTTCTGTTCCATCATGTTGTGTTTTCTCTCTTGTATAAAAAAAGCGCATCACCTTGATGATGCGCCCTTTGGCTTTGGCGGAGTGGACGGGACTCGAACCCGCGACCCCCGGCGTGACAGGCCGGTATTCTAACCGACTGAACTACCACTCCTCACATCCTTGGGCGCCAAGGCGAAACCTTGAGGCGCGCCCTGCAAGGCGTCTTAGTTTACGGAGTCTTTCAGCGCTTTACCGGCCTTGAAGGACGGGATTTTAGCAGCGGCGATATTGATGGTAGCGCCGGTCTGAGGGTTGCGGCCAGAACGGGCAGCACGCTCACGAACAGCGAAAGTACCGAAACCGACCAGAGCAACAGAATCACCGTCTTTCAGAGATTCAGTTACAGCGTCAGTGAACGCGTCCAGTGCACGAGCAGCAGCAGCTTTGGAAATGTCAGCACCTGCGGCAATTTTATCGATCAGTTGTGATTTATTCACAATATCATCCCCTTCAATTGTTATTTTTGCTCCGCAGTTAAGATCTCCCAGAAACTGCGGCCTAGCGGAGGTTTTTATATCAAGCCTGTCTGTCTAGTGCAAGCATACAAAAGTATGCTTGTTGAGTCGGCAAACCCTGACAGGACAGGCCCTCCAGCCTAGCGACCAAACCTAGGCTATACCAGAGCGGACACCAGTGGAAAGCCCTCTGACGCAAAAAGTCATCATCAGGCCGCACTTTGTGGTGAAAAGCCCGCCGGATCCTCGGCCAACGCCAGTTTCAGCACCTCGTCAATCCATTTTACCGGATGAATAACCAGGTCCTGCTTGACGTTTTCCGGGATTTCTTCAAGGTCCCGTTCATTTTCAAACGGGATCAGGACATGCTTGATACCACCGCGGTGGGCAGCAAGCAGTTTTTCTTTCAGGCCACCGATGCGCAGCACTTCACCGCGCAGGGTAATTTCCCCGGTCATGGCCACATCGGCACGCACCGGGTTACCGGTCAGGC
This window encodes:
- the ppiD gene encoding peptidylprolyl isomerase translates to MMEQKREGSQSWVVKIILGLIILSFALTGVYSYLRGGPGANAAAEVNGQSISRTDLERAYQNERARMEAQSGDMFKQLSGNEAFMQQLRRGALEQLVNQHLVADAISQMGLRVSDDQVKEAIRGIEAFQDNGKFDNERYLAVLRNQGLNPSKFSEMMRADLARQQFVEGILATSFVLPDEAKALYAASRQTRDIDSVTVKAASYLDKVAVSDDEIKARYESDPQGYMAPEKVALDYVELSADNLAKDIQVSDDEIGAYYNDNPNQFKRPEQRRASHILFTGDDAEAKAKAALKEIEAGKSFADVAKADSADKFSAEKGGDLGWNEKGVYDPAFDTALFGIKKEGDVVGPIKSSFGYHLIELTGVRPEAVKPLAEVKDQIKADIAKKKADDLFYDKQDKLEKLAFENPDSLQGAAKAAGLTVKHVALFARDQVPADVNYPKVLDAAFSDSVKLDKVNSEVIEAGKEHVFVVRASDYKEAHRKSLDEVKDAIAKTLRTEKAEAKAKAIAQTLLDKLNAGDDVSAWLTEQGLTLETSKGVNRQDQKLAQAIVHSAFEQEKGGKELVALANGDSAVVKVDAIHAYQPTDADKPVIEMWQKQLAQQRSNEANKQFIDALRETAKVKYFNISNNG
- the hupB gene encoding nucleoid-associated protein HU-beta → MNKSQLIDKIAAGADISKAAAARALDAFTDAVTESLKDGDSVALVGFGTFAVRERAARSGRNPQTGATINIAAAKIPSFKAGKALKDSVN